Proteins encoded by one window of Arabidopsis thaliana chromosome 2, partial sequence:
- a CDS encoding P-loop containing nucleoside triphosphate hydrolases superfamily protein, whose amino-acid sequence MDDEVVQRVFQEGGRDFFQQQPSTSSSSSSILQSLPLHVAFDHGYYLLVKSIQELREKKDGIVTVGIGGPSGSGKSSLAEKVASVIGCTVIAMEDYRDSLDDGNELETLDFDALVQNLEDLINGKDTLAPVFDFQQKKRVDSKMVKTSSGVVIVDGTYALHARLRSLLDIRVAVVGGVHFSLLSKVRYDIGDSCSLDYLIDSIFPLFRKHIEPDLHHAQIRINNSFVSSFREAIYKLKCKTEIVTSFPQESDVQKDNFIEMYLRPPSASEEARINDWIKVRQAGIRYYLSLGDQRIVDKHFIIRPKAEFEVGRMTLGGLLALGYNVVVSYKRASTAVSYGNLSLSRETIDTLGETFLVLRGTDRKSVGAEALRMGITGPWITKSYLELILESKGVPRLNTPPLLQPSPVITNQEKQIVAPKPIRTTPNIVTRLEDLSQPWTRSPTKSQMEPMVATWHFTSYDPPHSVSSVVDSSFRDNMRLVPMPDSYDLDRGLLLSVQAIQALLENKGPPVIVGIGGPSGSGKTSLAHKMANIVGCEVVSLESYFKSEQVKDFKHDDFSSLDLPLLSKNISDITNSRRTKLPIFDLETGTRCGFKELEVPEECGVIIFEGVYALHPEIRQSLDLWVAVVGGVHSHLISRVQRDKSRIGCFMSQNEIMMTVFPMFQQHIEPHLVHAHVKIRNDFDPVLSPESSLFVLKSNKQVPYQDILSILDSTKFCSSVQNFIDIYFRLSGLPANGQLSDSDCIRVRICEGRFAVLIREPIREGNFIIQPKVDFDISVSTVAGLLNLGYQAVAYIEASAFIYQDGKILIEVDHLQDVPSPYIQIKGANKEAVTAAGSALKLDGSYTTKSYLQIVLERLPPVQRSSSGIHTQQAARLQELVEFIQSQGSSNSVSESSPRRDGSSIDNVLEDMQSRIKRLERWHTINTVLWTFLMSALVGYSLYQRKRQ is encoded by the exons ATGGACGACGAGGTTGTTCAGCGAGTTTTCCAAGAAGGAGGACGAGATTTCTTCCAGCAACAaccttctacttcttcttcctcttcttcgattcttcaatctcttcctcttcacgtG GCTTTCGATCATGGCTATTATCTGTTGGTGAAGTCCATTCAAGAGcttagagagaagaaggacGGCATTGTTACTGTTGGTATTGGTGGACCTAGCGGCTCTGGTAAATCTAG CTTGGCAGAGAAAGTTGCATCTGTAATTGGCTGTACTGTTATTGCCATGGAAGATTACCGAGATAGTTTGGACGATGGTAATGAGTTGGAAACATTAGATTTTGATGCTTTAGTCCAGAATTTGGAG GATTTGATCAATGGAAAAGATACTCTTGCTCCGGTTTTTGATTTCCAGCAAAAGAAGCGTGTTGATTCCAAGATGGTGAAGACATCCTCTGGTGTG GTTATTGTTGATGGGACGTATGCTCTCCATGCAAGATTGCGTTCCTTACTGGATATTCGGGTTGCAGTG GTTGGGGGCGTTCATTTTAGCCTTCTCTCTAAAGTCCGTTATGATATTGGAGATTCGTGTTCGCTTGATTACCTTATCGACAGCATTTTCCCTTTGTTTAGAAAGCATATTGAGCCAGATCTTCATCATGCACAG ATCAGAATCAACAATAgttttgtttcatcatttcGGGAAGCCATATACAAATTGAAATGCAAAACTGAG ATAGTAACTTCCTTTCCTCAAGAAAGCGACGTGCAGAAGGATAA ttttattgAGATGTACCTCAGACCACCTTCTGCAAGCGAAGAGGCACGGATAAATGACTGGATTAAAGTTCGTCAAGCTGGTATAAGGTACTATCTGTCACTTGGAGACCAAAGGATTGTTGACAAGCATTTCATTATCCGGCCTAAAGCTGAGTTTGAG GTTGGACGGATGACACTTGGAGGGTTGCTAGCTTTAGGCTATAATGTTGTTGTGAGTTACAAGAGAGCTTCAACTGCTGTCAGTTATGGTAATTTATCCCTATCACGTGAAACGATTGATACTCTTGGAGAGACTTTCCTGGTTCTGAGAGGGACAGATAGGAAG AGTGTGGGAGCTGAAGCTCTGAGAATGGGCATCACTGGGCCCTGGATCACGAAATCATACCTCGAACTGATCCTTGAAAGCAAAG GTGTACCACGCTTGAATACACCTCCACTTTTGCAACCGTCTCCTGTAATCACTAACCAAGAGAAGCAAATTGTTGCACCAAAACCTATCCGAACTACCCCAAACATCGTTACCCGCCTTGAGGATTTATCGCAGCCTTGGACTAGATCTCCTACGAAATCCCAAATGGAACCGATGGTTGCAACTTGGCATTTCACCTCTTATGATCCACCTCATTCAGTAAGCTCTGTAGTAG ATTCCTCTTTCAGGGATAATATGCGGCTTGTTCCTATGCCTGATTCATACGACTTGGATAGAGGGTTGCTACTTTCTGTTCAAGCAATACAG GCATTGCTGGAGAATAAGGGACCCCCTGTTATTGTTGGAATAG GTGGTCCTAGTGGGTCTGGTAAGACTAGCTTGGCTCATAAAATGGCAAATATAGTTGGCTGTGAAGTGGTTTCCCTTGAAAGTTACTTCAAGTCTGAACAAGTCAAAGATTTCAAGCATGACGACTTTAGTTCCCTTGATTTGCCTTTGCTCTCAAAG AACATTTCCGACATTACAAACAGTCGAAGAACCAAACTACCTATATTTGATTTGGAGACTGGCACCAGATGTGGCTTCAAGGAACTAGAAGTTCCTGAAGAGTGTGGTGTG ATCATCTTCGAGGGGGTTTATGCATTGCATCCAGAAATCAGACAATCTTTGGACCTTTGGGTTGCTGTT GTGGGAGGTGTTCATTCACATCTTATCTCTAGAGTCCAGAGGGATAAAAGCCGAATCGGGTGTTTCATGTCTCAGAACGAGATAATGATGACCGTATTTCCAATGTTCCAGCAACACATCGAGCCACATCTAGTGCATGCACAT GTTAAGATTCGAAATGATTTTGATCCAGTTCTCTCTCCCGAGAGCTCTTTGTTTGTATTGAAGAGCAATAAACAA GTTCCATATCAGGATATTCTCAGCATCCTTGATTCGACAAAATTCTGCAGTTCCGTTCAGAATTTTATCGATATATATTTCAGGCTATCTGGGCTTCCTGCGAATGGTCAGTTGTCAGATAGTGACTGCATACGCGTAAGAATCTGCGAGGGCAGGTTTGCAGTGCTTATACGTGAG CCAATTAGGGAAGGGAACTTCATCATTCAGCCCAAAGTAGATTTTGACATTAGCGTAAGTACTGTGGCGGGTCTTCTTAATCTCGG GTATCAAGCAGTGGCATATATCGAAGCCTCTGCTTTCATTTACCAAGACGGAAAG ATTCTTATTGAGGTTGATCATCTCCAAGATGTGCCAAGTCCATACATACAGATCAAAGGCGCTAACAAAGAAGCAGTGACGGCTGCTGGTTCAGCTCTCAAACTAGATGGTTCATACACAACAAAG AGTTACCTTCAAATAGTGTTGGAAAGACTGCCACCGGTCCAGAGAAGTTCAAGTGGAATACATACACAGCAAGCAGCGCGGTTGCAAGAGCTTGTGGAATTCATACAATCGCAG GGAAGTAGTAACAGTGTGTCGGAATCATCACCAAG
- a CDS encoding P-loop containing nucleoside triphosphate hydrolases superfamily protein (P-loop containing nucleoside triphosphate hydrolases superfamily protein; FUNCTIONS IN: nucleoside-triphosphatase activity, nucleotide binding, kinase activity, phosphotransferase activity, alcohol group as acceptor, ATP binding; INVOLVED IN: biosynthetic process, metabolic process; LOCATED IN: cellular_component unknown; EXPRESSED IN: 6 plant structures; EXPRESSED DURING: 4 anthesis; CONTAINS InterPro DOMAIN/s: ATPase, AAA+ type, core (InterPro:IPR003593), Phosphoribulokinase/uridine kinase (InterPro:IPR006083), Uridine kinase (InterPro:IPR000764); BEST Arabidopsis thaliana protein match is: Phosphoribulokinase / Uridine kinase family (TAIR:AT1G26190.1).), with the protein MDDEVVQRVFQEGGRDFFQQQPSTSSSSSSILQSLPLHVAFDHGYYLLVKSIQELREKKDGIVTVGIGGPSGSGKSSLAEKVASVIGCTVIAMEDYRDSLDDGNELETLDFDALVQNLEDLINGKDTLAPVFDFQQKKRVDSKMVKTSSGVVIVDGTYALHARLRSLLDIRVAVVGGVHFSLLSKVRYDIGDSCSLDYLIDSIFPLFRKHIEPDLHHAQIRINNSFVSSFREAIYKLKCKTEIVTSFPQESDVQKDNFIEMYLRPPSASEEARINDWIKVRQAGIRYYLSLGDQRIVDKHFIIRPKAEFEVGRMTLGGLLALGYNVVVSYKRASTAVSYGNLSLSRETIDTLGETFLVLRGTDRKSVGAEALRMGITGPWITKSYLELILESKVQQNLNFCKLTHFAGVPRLNTPPLLQPSPVITNQEKQIVAPKPIRTTPNIVTRLEDLSQPWTRSPTKSQMEPMVATWHFTSYDPPHSVSSVVDSSFRDNMRLVPMPDSYDLDRGLLLSVQAIQALLENKGPPVIVGIGGPSGSGKTSLAHKMANIVGCEVVSLESYFKSEQVKDFKHDDFSSLDLPLLSKNISDITNSRRTKLPIFDLETGTRCGFKELEVPEECGVVSDHSLHISYEIRQSLDLWVAVVGGVHSHLISRVQRDKSRIGCFMSQNEIMMTVFPMFQQHIEPHLVHAHVKIRNDFDPVLSPESSLFVLKSNKQVPYQDILSILDSTKFCSSVQNFIDIYFRLSGLPANGQLSDSDCIRVRICEGRFAVLIREPIREGNFIIQPKVDFDISVSTVAGLLNLGYQAVAYIEASAFIYQDGKVNVPSPYIQIKGANKEAVTAAGSALKLDGSYTTKSYLQIVLERLPPVQRSSSGIHTQQAARLQELVEFIQSQGSSNSVSESSPRRDGSSIDNVLEDMQSRIKRLERWHTINTVLWTFLMSALVGYSLYQRKRQ; encoded by the exons ATGGACGACGAGGTTGTTCAGCGAGTTTTCCAAGAAGGAGGACGAGATTTCTTCCAGCAACAaccttctacttcttcttcctcttcttcgattcttcaatctcttcctcttcacgtG GCTTTCGATCATGGCTATTATCTGTTGGTGAAGTCCATTCAAGAGcttagagagaagaaggacGGCATTGTTACTGTTGGTATTGGTGGACCTAGCGGCTCTGGTAAATCTAG CTTGGCAGAGAAAGTTGCATCTGTAATTGGCTGTACTGTTATTGCCATGGAAGATTACCGAGATAGTTTGGACGATGGTAATGAGTTGGAAACATTAGATTTTGATGCTTTAGTCCAGAATTTGGAG GATTTGATCAATGGAAAAGATACTCTTGCTCCGGTTTTTGATTTCCAGCAAAAGAAGCGTGTTGATTCCAAGATGGTGAAGACATCCTCTGGTGTG GTTATTGTTGATGGGACGTATGCTCTCCATGCAAGATTGCGTTCCTTACTGGATATTCGGGTTGCAGTG GTTGGGGGCGTTCATTTTAGCCTTCTCTCTAAAGTCCGTTATGATATTGGAGATTCGTGTTCGCTTGATTACCTTATCGACAGCATTTTCCCTTTGTTTAGAAAGCATATTGAGCCAGATCTTCATCATGCACAG ATCAGAATCAACAATAgttttgtttcatcatttcGGGAAGCCATATACAAATTGAAATGCAAAACTGAG ATAGTAACTTCCTTTCCTCAAGAAAGCGACGTGCAGAAGGATAA ttttattgAGATGTACCTCAGACCACCTTCTGCAAGCGAAGAGGCACGGATAAATGACTGGATTAAAGTTCGTCAAGCTGGTATAAGGTACTATCTGTCACTTGGAGACCAAAGGATTGTTGACAAGCATTTCATTATCCGGCCTAAAGCTGAGTTTGAG GTTGGACGGATGACACTTGGAGGGTTGCTAGCTTTAGGCTATAATGTTGTTGTGAGTTACAAGAGAGCTTCAACTGCTGTCAGTTATGGTAATTTATCCCTATCACGTGAAACGATTGATACTCTTGGAGAGACTTTCCTGGTTCTGAGAGGGACAGATAGGAAG AGTGTGGGAGCTGAAGCTCTGAGAATGGGCATCACTGGGCCCTGGATCACGAAATCATACCTCGAACTGATCCTTGAAAGCAAAG TGCAACAGAATCTTAATTTCTGTAAGCTTACCCATTTTGCAGGTGTACCACGCTTGAATACACCTCCACTTTTGCAACCGTCTCCTGTAATCACTAACCAAGAGAAGCAAATTGTTGCACCAAAACCTATCCGAACTACCCCAAACATCGTTACCCGCCTTGAGGATTTATCGCAGCCTTGGACTAGATCTCCTACGAAATCCCAAATGGAACCGATGGTTGCAACTTGGCATTTCACCTCTTATGATCCACCTCATTCAGTAAGCTCTGTAGTAG ATTCCTCTTTCAGGGATAATATGCGGCTTGTTCCTATGCCTGATTCATACGACTTGGATAGAGGGTTGCTACTTTCTGTTCAAGCAATACAG GCATTGCTGGAGAATAAGGGACCCCCTGTTATTGTTGGAATAG GTGGTCCTAGTGGGTCTGGTAAGACTAGCTTGGCTCATAAAATGGCAAATATAGTTGGCTGTGAAGTGGTTTCCCTTGAAAGTTACTTCAAGTCTGAACAAGTCAAAGATTTCAAGCATGACGACTTTAGTTCCCTTGATTTGCCTTTGCTCTCAAAG AACATTTCCGACATTACAAACAGTCGAAGAACCAAACTACCTATATTTGATTTGGAGACTGGCACCAGATGTGGCTTCAAGGAACTAGAAGTTCCTGAAGAGTGTGGTGTGGTTAGTGATCATAGTCTTCACATATCATATG AAATCAGACAATCTTTGGACCTTTGGGTTGCTGTT GTGGGAGGTGTTCATTCACATCTTATCTCTAGAGTCCAGAGGGATAAAAGCCGAATCGGGTGTTTCATGTCTCAGAACGAGATAATGATGACCGTATTTCCAATGTTCCAGCAACACATCGAGCCACATCTAGTGCATGCACAT GTTAAGATTCGAAATGATTTTGATCCAGTTCTCTCTCCCGAGAGCTCTTTGTTTGTATTGAAGAGCAATAAACAA GTTCCATATCAGGATATTCTCAGCATCCTTGATTCGACAAAATTCTGCAGTTCCGTTCAGAATTTTATCGATATATATTTCAGGCTATCTGGGCTTCCTGCGAATGGTCAGTTGTCAGATAGTGACTGCATACGCGTAAGAATCTGCGAGGGCAGGTTTGCAGTGCTTATACGTGAG CCAATTAGGGAAGGGAACTTCATCATTCAGCCCAAAGTAGATTTTGACATTAGCGTAAGTACTGTGGCGGGTCTTCTTAATCTCGG GTATCAAGCAGTGGCATATATCGAAGCCTCTGCTTTCATTTACCAAGACGGAAAGGTGA ATGTGCCAAGTCCATACATACAGATCAAAGGCGCTAACAAAGAAGCAGTGACGGCTGCTGGTTCAGCTCTCAAACTAGATGGTTCATACACAACAAAG AGTTACCTTCAAATAGTGTTGGAAAGACTGCCACCGGTCCAGAGAAGTTCAAGTGGAATACATACACAGCAAGCAGCGCGGTTGCAAGAGCTTGTGGAATTCATACAATCGCAG GGAAGTAGTAACAGTGTGTCGGAATCATCACCAAG
- a CDS encoding P-loop containing nucleoside triphosphate hydrolases superfamily protein (P-loop containing nucleoside triphosphate hydrolases superfamily protein; FUNCTIONS IN: nucleoside-triphosphatase activity, kinase activity, nucleotide binding, phosphotransferase activity, alcohol group as acceptor, ATP binding; INVOLVED IN: biosynthetic process, metabolic process; LOCATED IN: cellular_component unknown; EXPRESSED IN: 6 plant structures; EXPRESSED DURING: 4 anthesis; CONTAINS InterPro DOMAIN/s: Phosphoribulokinase/uridine kinase (InterPro:IPR006083), ATPase, AAA+ type, core (InterPro:IPR003593), Uridine kinase (InterPro:IPR000764); BEST Arabidopsis thaliana protein match is: Phosphoribulokinase / Uridine kinase family (TAIR:AT1G26190.1); Has 3953 Blast hits to 3156 proteins in 1342 species: Archae - 38; Bacteria - 3073; Metazoa - 244; Fungi - 122; Plants - 227; Viruses - 4; Other Eukaryotes - 245 (source: NCBI BLink).) encodes MDDEVVQRVFQEGGRDFFQQQPSTSSSSSSILQSLPLHVAFDHGYYLLVKSIQELREKKDGIVTVGIGGPSGSGKSSLAEKVASVIGCTVIAMEDYRDSLDDGNELETLDFDALVQNLEDLINGKDTLAPVFDFQQKKRVDSKMVKTSSGVVIVDGTYALHARLRSLLDIRVAVVGGVHFSLLSKVRYDIGDSCSLDYLIDSIFPLFRKHIEPDLHHAQIRINNSFVSSFREAIYKLKCKTEIVTSFPQESDVQKDNFIEMYLRPPSASEEARINDWIKVRQAGIRYYLSLGDQRIVDKHFIIRPKAEFEVGRMTLGGLLALGYNVVVSYKRASTAVSYGNLSLSRETIDTLGETFLVLRGTDRKSVGAEALRMGITGPWITKSYLELILESKVQQNLNFCKLTHFAGVPRLNTPPLLQPSPVITNQEKQIVAPKPIRTTPNIVTRLEDLSQPWTRSPTKSQMEPMVATWHFTSYDPPHSVSSVVDSSFRDNMRLVPMPDSYDLDRGLLLSVQAIQALLENKGPPVIVGIGGPSGSGKTSLAHKMANIVGCEVVSLESYFKSEQVKDFKHDDFSSLDLPLLSKNISDITNSRRTKLPIFDLETGTRCGFKELEVPEECGVIIFEGVYALHPEIRQSLDLWVAVVGGVHSHLISRVQRDKSRIGCFMSQNEIMMTVFPMFQQHIEPHLVHAHVKIRNDFDPVLSPESSLFVLKSNKQVPYQDILSILDSTKFCSSVQNFIDIYFRLSGLPANGQLSDSDCIRVRICEGRFAVLIREPIREGNFIIQPKVDFDISVSTVAGLLNLGYQAVAYIEASAFIYQDGKVNVPSPYIQIKGANKEAVTAAGSALKLDGSYTTKSYLQIVLERLPPVQRSSSGIHTQQAARLQELVEFIQSQGSSNSVSESSPRRDGSSIDNVLEDMQSRIKRLERWHTINTVLWTFLMSALVGYSLYQRKRQ; translated from the exons ATGGACGACGAGGTTGTTCAGCGAGTTTTCCAAGAAGGAGGACGAGATTTCTTCCAGCAACAaccttctacttcttcttcctcttcttcgattcttcaatctcttcctcttcacgtG GCTTTCGATCATGGCTATTATCTGTTGGTGAAGTCCATTCAAGAGcttagagagaagaaggacGGCATTGTTACTGTTGGTATTGGTGGACCTAGCGGCTCTGGTAAATCTAG CTTGGCAGAGAAAGTTGCATCTGTAATTGGCTGTACTGTTATTGCCATGGAAGATTACCGAGATAGTTTGGACGATGGTAATGAGTTGGAAACATTAGATTTTGATGCTTTAGTCCAGAATTTGGAG GATTTGATCAATGGAAAAGATACTCTTGCTCCGGTTTTTGATTTCCAGCAAAAGAAGCGTGTTGATTCCAAGATGGTGAAGACATCCTCTGGTGTG GTTATTGTTGATGGGACGTATGCTCTCCATGCAAGATTGCGTTCCTTACTGGATATTCGGGTTGCAGTG GTTGGGGGCGTTCATTTTAGCCTTCTCTCTAAAGTCCGTTATGATATTGGAGATTCGTGTTCGCTTGATTACCTTATCGACAGCATTTTCCCTTTGTTTAGAAAGCATATTGAGCCAGATCTTCATCATGCACAG ATCAGAATCAACAATAgttttgtttcatcatttcGGGAAGCCATATACAAATTGAAATGCAAAACTGAG ATAGTAACTTCCTTTCCTCAAGAAAGCGACGTGCAGAAGGATAA ttttattgAGATGTACCTCAGACCACCTTCTGCAAGCGAAGAGGCACGGATAAATGACTGGATTAAAGTTCGTCAAGCTGGTATAAGGTACTATCTGTCACTTGGAGACCAAAGGATTGTTGACAAGCATTTCATTATCCGGCCTAAAGCTGAGTTTGAG GTTGGACGGATGACACTTGGAGGGTTGCTAGCTTTAGGCTATAATGTTGTTGTGAGTTACAAGAGAGCTTCAACTGCTGTCAGTTATGGTAATTTATCCCTATCACGTGAAACGATTGATACTCTTGGAGAGACTTTCCTGGTTCTGAGAGGGACAGATAGGAAG AGTGTGGGAGCTGAAGCTCTGAGAATGGGCATCACTGGGCCCTGGATCACGAAATCATACCTCGAACTGATCCTTGAAAGCAAAG TGCAACAGAATCTTAATTTCTGTAAGCTTACCCATTTTGCAGGTGTACCACGCTTGAATACACCTCCACTTTTGCAACCGTCTCCTGTAATCACTAACCAAGAGAAGCAAATTGTTGCACCAAAACCTATCCGAACTACCCCAAACATCGTTACCCGCCTTGAGGATTTATCGCAGCCTTGGACTAGATCTCCTACGAAATCCCAAATGGAACCGATGGTTGCAACTTGGCATTTCACCTCTTATGATCCACCTCATTCAGTAAGCTCTGTAGTAG ATTCCTCTTTCAGGGATAATATGCGGCTTGTTCCTATGCCTGATTCATACGACTTGGATAGAGGGTTGCTACTTTCTGTTCAAGCAATACAG GCATTGCTGGAGAATAAGGGACCCCCTGTTATTGTTGGAATAG GTGGTCCTAGTGGGTCTGGTAAGACTAGCTTGGCTCATAAAATGGCAAATATAGTTGGCTGTGAAGTGGTTTCCCTTGAAAGTTACTTCAAGTCTGAACAAGTCAAAGATTTCAAGCATGACGACTTTAGTTCCCTTGATTTGCCTTTGCTCTCAAAG AACATTTCCGACATTACAAACAGTCGAAGAACCAAACTACCTATATTTGATTTGGAGACTGGCACCAGATGTGGCTTCAAGGAACTAGAAGTTCCTGAAGAGTGTGGTGTG ATCATCTTCGAGGGGGTTTATGCATTGCATCCAGAAATCAGACAATCTTTGGACCTTTGGGTTGCTGTT GTGGGAGGTGTTCATTCACATCTTATCTCTAGAGTCCAGAGGGATAAAAGCCGAATCGGGTGTTTCATGTCTCAGAACGAGATAATGATGACCGTATTTCCAATGTTCCAGCAACACATCGAGCCACATCTAGTGCATGCACAT GTTAAGATTCGAAATGATTTTGATCCAGTTCTCTCTCCCGAGAGCTCTTTGTTTGTATTGAAGAGCAATAAACAA GTTCCATATCAGGATATTCTCAGCATCCTTGATTCGACAAAATTCTGCAGTTCCGTTCAGAATTTTATCGATATATATTTCAGGCTATCTGGGCTTCCTGCGAATGGTCAGTTGTCAGATAGTGACTGCATACGCGTAAGAATCTGCGAGGGCAGGTTTGCAGTGCTTATACGTGAG CCAATTAGGGAAGGGAACTTCATCATTCAGCCCAAAGTAGATTTTGACATTAGCGTAAGTACTGTGGCGGGTCTTCTTAATCTCGG GTATCAAGCAGTGGCATATATCGAAGCCTCTGCTTTCATTTACCAAGACGGAAAGGTGA ATGTGCCAAGTCCATACATACAGATCAAAGGCGCTAACAAAGAAGCAGTGACGGCTGCTGGTTCAGCTCTCAAACTAGATGGTTCATACACAACAAAG AGTTACCTTCAAATAGTGTTGGAAAGACTGCCACCGGTCCAGAGAAGTTCAAGTGGAATACATACACAGCAAGCAGCGCGGTTGCAAGAGCTTGTGGAATTCATACAATCGCAG GGAAGTAGTAACAGTGTGTCGGAATCATCACCAAG